A single Ammospiza caudacuta isolate bAmmCau1 chromosome 6, bAmmCau1.pri, whole genome shotgun sequence DNA region contains:
- the NDUFB1 gene encoding NADH dehydrogenase [ubiquinone] 1 beta subcomplex subunit 1, which yields MVNFAQAVREHWVHILVPLGFVIGCYLDRWNDERLSAFRNKSCLYKRELKPGEEVTWR from the exons ATGGTGAATTTCGCCCAAGCTGTGCGTGAACACTGGGTTCACATCCTTGTTCCCTTAGGATTTGTGATTGGATGCTATTTGGACAGATGGAATGATGAAAGATTGTCTGCCTTCAGAAACAAGAGCTGCTTATATAAAAG GGAGTTGAAGCCTGGTGAAGAGGTGACATGGAGATAA
- the ATXN3 gene encoding ataxin-3, whose protein sequence is MESIFHERQEGSLCAQHCLNNLLQGEYFSPVELSSIAQQLDEEERMRMAEGGVSSEEYRTFLQQPSVNMDDSGFFSIQVISNALKVWGLELILFNSPEYQRLGIDPINEKSFICNYKEHWFTVRKLGKQWFNLNSLLMGPELISDTYLALFLAQLQQEGYSIFVVKGDLPDCEADQLLQMIRVQQMQRPKLIGEEAAQSRDQRLSRGDVDQAIEVNHPFDGTGMLDEDEENFQRALALSRQEIDMEDEEADLRRAIQLSMQGSRRSELSGSSPQNVPQPSHSSQTESLSSEELRRRRQAYFEKQQQQLQQQNQTPNLQDKATLSSSTPESGPGGDMSEEDMLQAAMNMSLESVRNHLNSEEEK, encoded by the exons ATGGAGTCGATCTTCCACGAGCGG CAAGAAGGCTCGTTGTGTGCTCAGCATTGTCTGAATAATTTGCTGCAAGGTGAATACTTTAGTCCTGTTGAGTTATCCTCTATTGCACAGCAATTGGATGAGGAAGAAAGGATGAGAATGGCAGAGGGAGGAGTATCTAGTGAAGAATACAGAACATTTTTACAG CAGCCTTCAGTAAATATGGATGATAGTGGATTCTTCTCGATTCAA GTTATAAGCAATGCCTTGAAAGTCTGGGGTTTAGAACTAATCCTCTTCAACAGCCCAGAGTACCAGAGGCTTGGGATTGATCCTAT aaatgaaaaatcatttatTTGTAATTATAAGGAACACTGGTTTACAGTTCGAAAGTTAGGAAAACAG TGGTTTAACTTGAACTCTCTCTTGATGGGTCCAGAACTAATATCAGATACATATCTTGCACTTTTCTTGGCTCAATTACAACAGGAAG gtTATTCCATATTTGTAGTGAAAGGTGACCTGCCAGACTGTGAGGCTGATCAGCTGCTGCAGATGATTCGGGTACAGCAGATGCAGCGACCAAAACTGATTGGAGAAGAGGCAGCACAGTCAAGAGATCAGAG GCTATCCCGAGGTGATGTGGACCAAGCAATAGAAGTTAACCATCCTTTTGATGGAACAGGCATGTTAGATGAAGATGAAGAGAATTTTCAGAGAGCCCTGGCTCTAAGCAGGCAGGAAATTGATATGGAGGATGAAGAGGCTGATCTTCGCAGAGCCATCCAGCTCAGCATGCAAG GCAGCCGTCGAAGTGAGCTCTCAGGCTCATCACCACAGAATGTGCCTCAGCCATCTCACAGCAGTCAGACAGAGTCCCTTTCCTCAGAAGAGCTGCGAAGGAGAAGACAAGcatattttgaaaa ACAGCAACAACAGCTACAGCAGCAAAATCAGACTCCAAACCTACAGGACAAAGCAACTCTTAGTTCAAGCACTCCAGAATCTGGCCCAG GAGGAGATATGAGTGAAGAAGACATGCTTCAAGCAGCCATGAATATGTCTCTGGAGTCTGTCAGAAACCACTTGAATTCAGAAGAGGAGAAATaa
- the CPSF2 gene encoding cleavage and polyadenylation specificity factor subunit 2: MTSIIKLTTLSGVQEESALCYLLQVDEFRFLLDCGWDENFSMDIIDSLRKHVHQVDAVLLSHPDPLHLGALPYAVGKMGLNCAIYATIPVYKMGQMFMYDLYQSRHNTEDFTLFTLDDVDAAFDKIQQLKFSQIVNLKGKGHGLSITPLPAGHMIGGTIWKIVKDGEEEIVYAVDFNHKREIHLNGCSLEMLSRPSLLITDSFNATYVQPRRKQRDEQLLTNVLETLRGDGNVLIAVDTAGRVLELAQLLDQIWRTKDAGLGVYSLALLNNVSYNVVEFSKSQVEWMSDKLMRCFEDKRNNPFQFRHLSLCHSLSDLARVPSPKVVLASQPDLECGFSRDLFIQWCQDSKNSIILTYRTTPGTLARFLIDNPSEKVIDIELRKRVKLEGKELEEYLEKEKLKKEAAKKLEQSKEADIDSSDESDAEEDIDQPTLHKTKHDLMMKGEGSRKGSFFKQAKKSYPMFPAPEERIKWDEYGEIIKPEDFLVPELQATEEEKSKLESGLTNGEEPMDQDLSDVPTKCISATESMEIKARVTYIDYEGRSDGDSIKKIINQMKPRQLVIVHGPPEASQDLAECCRAFGGKDIKVYMPKLHETVDATSETHIYQVRLKDSLVSSLQFCKAKDAELAWIDGVLDMRVSKVDTGVILEEGELREDEDLEMQVDVASSDSSVIAQQKAMKSLFGDDDKEMCEESEIIPTLEPLPPHEVLGHQSVFMNEPRLSDFKQVLLREGIQAEFVGGVLVCNNLVAVRRTETGRIGLEGCLCQDFYRIRDLLYEQYAIV, translated from the exons ATGACATCGATTATCAAGTTGACTACCCTCTCGGGGGTGCAGGAGGAATCTGCCCTCTGCTATCTTTTGCAAGTAGATGAGTTTCGTTTTCTTTTGGACTGTGGCTGGGATGAAAACTTTTCTATGGATATAATTGACTCTCTGAGGAA GCATGTACACCAGGTTGATGCTGTTCTCCTTTCCCACCCTGACCCTCTACACCTTGGTGCACTTCCATATGCAGttggaaaaatgggattgaATTGTGCCATTTATGCAACTATTCCTGTATATAAAATGGGACAGATGTTTATGTATGATCTCTACCAG tcCCGCCACAACACTGAAGATTTCACACTCTTTACATTGGATGATGTAGATGCAGCCTTTGATAAGATACAACAGCTGAAGTTTTCTCAGATTGTGAACTTAAAAG GTAAAGGACATGGTTTGTCAATCACACCATTGCCAGCTGGTCACATGATAGGAGGCACAATTTGGAAGATTGTCAAGGATGGGGAGGAAGAAATTGTTTATGCCGTTGATTTCAACCACAAGAGGGAGAT ccaTCTGAATGGATGTTCCTTGGAAATGTTGAGCAGGCCTTCATTGCTTATTACAGATTCATTTAATGCTACTTATGTGCAACCCAGGAGGAAGCAAAGGGATGAACAGCTGCTGA CTAATGTTTTGGAGACATTACGAGGTGATGGAAATGTGTTAATAGCTGTGGATACAGCAGGCAGAGTTCTGGAACTTGCTCAGCTTCTTGATCAGATCTGGAGAACAAAAGATGCAGGATTGGGAGTCTACTCTCTTGCACTTTTGAATAATGTCAGCTACAATGTAGTGGAGTTCTCTAAATCACag GTGGAATGGATGAGTGACAAGTTGATGAGGTGCTTTGAAGACAAGAGAAACAACCCTTTCCAGTTCCGCCATCTCTCCTTATGTCACAGTCTGTCTGATCTGGCTCGCGTGCCTAGCCCTAAAGTTGTTCTTGCCAGTCAGCCTGACTTGGAGTGTGGGTTTTCTAGAGATCTTTTCATTCAGTGGTGCCAGGATTCCAAAAACTCTATCATTTTAACTTATCGCACTACACCTGGAACATTGGCACGATTCCTGATTGATAACCCGTCTGAAAAAGTTATAGATATTGAG TTGAGAAAACGTGTcaagttggaaggaaaagaactaGAGGAATacctggaaaaggaaaaactaaAGAAAGAGGCAGCTAAGAAGTTAGAGCAGTCTAAAGA GGCAGATATTGATTCCAGTGATGAGAGTGATGCTGAAGAGGATATTGACCAGCCAACTTTACATAAGACCAAACATGATTTGATGATGAAAGGTGAAGGTAGCCGGAAAGGAAGCTTCTTCAAACAGGCAAAAAAATCTTATCCAATGTTTCCAGCTCCTGAAGAAAGAATTAAATGGGATGAATATGGTGAAATTATCAA ACCTGAGGATTTTCTAGTTCCAGAGCTTCAAgcaacagaagaagaaaaaagcaaattagAGTCTGGCTTGACAAATGGAGAGGAGCCTATGGACCAGGATTTATCAGATGTTCCTACCAAGTGTATTTCTGCAACAGAATCCATGGAAATTAA AGCCAGAGTTACATACATTGACTATGAAGGGCGTTCAGATGGGgactcaattaaaaaaattattaaccAAATGAAACCAAGACAACTGGTGATTGTCCATGGCCCACCTGAGGCCAGTCAGGACCTTGCAGAATGTTGCAGAGCATTTGGTGGAAAAGATATTAAAGTTTACATGCCCAAACTTCATGAAACTGTAGATGCTACAAGTGAAACACACATTTACCAG GTCAGGTTGAAAGATTCTCTTGTCAGCTCTCTTCAGTTCTGTAAAGCCAAGGATGCTGAGCTGGCTTGGATAGATGGTGTTCTGGACATGAGGGTTTCAAAGGTGGATACTGGAGTTATTTTGGAAGAGGGAGAGTTGAGGGAAGATGAAGACTTAGAGATGCAAGTGGATGTGGCTTCTTCAGACTCAAGTGTGATTGCACAACAGAAGGCCATGAAAAGCCTCTTTGGTGACGATGACAAGGAGATGTGCGAGGAGAGTGAGATCATTCCTACTTTGGAACCTCTGCCACCTCATGAG GTTCTTGGGCATCAGTCTGTGTTTATGAATGAGCCAAGACTGTCTGACTTCAAGCAGGTTCTCTTGAGGGAAGGTATACAAGCTGAGTTTGTTGGAGGAGTGCTTGTGTGCAACAACCTGGTGGCTGTCCGCAGG ACTGAAACAGGGCGTATTGGATTGGAAGGCTGCCTCTGCCAGGACTTCTACAGGATAAGAGACCTTTTATATGAGCAATATGCTATTGTCTAA